A segment of the Balaenoptera musculus isolate JJ_BM4_2016_0621 chromosome 9, mBalMus1.pri.v3, whole genome shotgun sequence genome:
cccacgtgccgtgcggcacggccaaaaaaaaataaaataaaataaaaataaaactttagaacTGACTAGAGAACTGGAATACAGAGTAGAGGCTACTACAGTTTAATTCTTTAGAGCAAATACTGTCCTCCCCATCCTTCTCCCATCTTAGTGACAAGACAGCTGCAGTGCAAGCAGCAAGGGGGAATTATGTGAGTGCATTTGTGTACTTCGGCTGTACACATTTTATCATCACCTATATATGACAAGTCTGTATATTTCtacatatgaaaattttattttcacaattacAAGTAAGAAGTATTCTAGTATACTAAGAACATATATTGAATAAGGATCAATACCATATAAAATTGATTTGTAAACAGGTTGACTGATGTTTTAAGAGGTTTCATTAGAATTCAGAATTAGAATTATGTGGAAAAGTGAAATTCAAGCACTACTATTGGCTTATAATAATTTAGTAAGGTAAAAATATCTAGTCCCTTAAatgaagaaactagaaaaaagggagaaataagcaTTAATATACTTAGCAATGAAATGGTTTTGGTGAACTTCAAAAGTTAATGAAGTATAACAATCTGATGGAAACCAATGATCAGATTTGCTCAATTCATCTATGTATCAGTGTTCTTCTGTTTGTAGGATCGCCTAAATAAAATGCCATCCTACATACCATTCTCTATGAGTCTGTGCGTGcacttcagaaaataaaacatttttaaaattagcccCTACTTTGTTActtttagtgtttattttctcttaactTGTACATATCAACCAGAGTTGACTGAAATCTAACTGAATTCTTGGAaatcacttcttttttccttaaataggCAGTAttaaggaaaacacaggcagcagATGGGTCTCCTGGGTCTCAAGTGCTCGTGTGACCTTTATCTGCTCTGTGCTCTGAAGACAGGCAATCAGTACAGAGAGGTTGCAGGGCAAGTGTAAGTAGTGCAGCAATGTCTTTAGCAGACTAACCTCAGTGCTGCCTGCAGTAAGACCGTCACAAGGGACTGATGCTATAGGCCAAGcccttgccttttctccactAAACACAGGACAGGGCATGGGTGCATTCCACTCACGGGGAGTATCCTCCATGTGAAAGAAAGACCAAGAGTCAGGTTTGAGTACTGGCTGATAGGTTTAAATTTAGTCGGAACAGTACACGAACTTCGGGCTAGGCAGAGTAATTCTTTAAACCGTCGTCCTTTTTTCTTGGTAATATAATTTCAGTAACTACAATAATTATTTAACTGATATGACTgtaattaaagtattttaaaattcaaagaaaaattttaactgaCTCTGGCCCAACAACCCCCCACCCAGTGTATAACAAAGTCCACCATTAAAACCACAGatcagggccttccctggtggcgcagtggttaagaatccgcctgccaaggcaggggacacgagttcgagccctggtctgggaagatcccacatgccgcggagcaactgggcccatgagccacaagtactgagcctgcgcgtctggagcctgtgctccacaacaggagaggccgcgacagtgagaggcccgggcaccgcaattaagagtggccccccgctcgccgcaacgggagaaagccctcgcacagaaacgaagacccaacacagccaaaaaaattaaatcaatcaattaattaattaaaacaaaaaaccacagatCACTCGGAGTCCAGTTAATTTATCATGTAGCAGGAATGCTTTCTTTAGACACCTACATACCTTGGTTCATACGCTCCAATGGGAATAGCTGCAAGGTCAAAAGGTCCAAATCTTTTTCCTATCTCTTCAAAAGCAGAGCAATAACCAGTGTCTCCTGCGAAAAAGAATCGGTTCCAGGGCCCCAAGACAGACCAGCTGCCCCAGAGAACCCTGTTGTCGTCCGTCAGAGTCCTCTTACACCAGTGCTGGGAAGGGGTGAGCACAAACGTCACCCTGTCGTGTCCGGGCACGCAGTTCTCCTCCCACCAGTCCAGCTCGATCACGTTCTCACAGCCACACTTCTGCATCCAGTCCAGGAGCCCCAGAGGCACAAACCACCTCAGCTCGTTACCAAACCGCTCGTTCAAAGCGACGACAGAACTGTGGTCCAGGTGGTCGTAGTGGTTGTGGCTGATGAGGACCGCGTCTACCCGGGGCAGTTCACCGACAGTGCAAGGGGGGCGACGGAACCGCTTGGGACCCACGCGCTGCGACGGGGAGGCCCGAGTGCTGAAGACGGGGTCCGTGAGCAAGATGAGCTCGTCCATTTCCACCATCACTGTCGCGTGTCCCAGCCACGTGACTCTTAAGCCAGCTTCCCTCACTCCAGCTTCTTCAGGGTCATAGATAAAATACGGCTTAAGCACTGGGAGTTCTTTATCGAGCTCCtacatatataaagaaagaaagaaaagcagctattaaaaaaaagtattatgtgtcatcataaatacatttttgacctAAACTATAGAGAGAAGGGTTATTTGGGGAGAACTGAAGTCATTcgataaatttgttatttttgcttttctcttgaaaGTGCATACTTC
Coding sequences within it:
- the NAPEPLD gene encoding N-acyl-phosphatidylethanolamine-hydrolyzing phospholipase D isoform X3, which translates into the protein MDENESNQSLRTSCQYPKEAVRKRQNSRNSGGSDSSRFSRKSFKLDYRLEEDVTKSKKGKDGRFVNPWPTWKNPSIPNVLRWLMMEKDHSSVPCSKEELDKELPVLKPYFIYDPEEAGVREAGLRVTWLGHATVMVEMDELILLTDPVFSTRASPSQRVGPKRFRRPPCTVGELPRVDAVLISHNHYDHLDHSSVVALNERFGNELRWFVPLGLLDWMQKCGCENVIELDWWEENCVPGHDRVTFVLTPSQHWCKRTLTDDNRVLWGSWSVLGPWNRFFFAGDTGYCSAFEEIGKRFGPFDLAAIPIGAYEPRWFMKYQHVDPEEAVKIHIDVQTKRSVAIHWGTFALANEHYLEPPVKLSEALERYGLKAEDFFVLKHGESRYLNTDDDNLE
- the NAPEPLD gene encoding N-acyl-phosphatidylethanolamine-hydrolyzing phospholipase D isoform X2, which codes for MLHFSSGKDMDENESNQSLRTSCQYPKEAVRKRQNSRNSGGSDSSRFSRKSFKLDYRLEEDVTKSKKGKDGRFVNPWPTWKNPSIPNVLRWLMMEKDHSSVPCSKEELDKELPVLKPYFIYDPEEAGVREAGLRVTWLGHATVMVEMDELILLTDPVFSTRASPSQRVGPKRFRRPPCTVGELPRVDAVLISHNHYDHLDHSSVVALNERFGNELRWFVPLGLLDWMQKCGCENVIELDWWEENCVPGHDRVTFVLTPSQHWCKRTLTDDNRVLWGSWSVLGPWNRFFFAGDTGYCSAFEEIGKRFGPFDLAAIPIGAYEPRWFMKYQHVDPEEAVKIHIDVQTKRSVAIHWGTFALANEHYLEPPVKLSEALERYGLKAEDFFVLKHGESRYLNTDDDNLE